The DNA window TGCCAGTGAGGGCCGCGCCGTCGAGCAGCTATCCGCGGGCCGGCCGTTGCCCGATCAGATGCTGCGGTTTTACGGATATCTGCTCGACGCGACGACCACCGTCCGCCCCGCCATCGCCCGCCACGCGCCGGACGAATTGCCTCGCCTCGACAAGCTTGCCGGCGGATCGGCGCAGATCCTGCTCGGGCTTCAGCAAGCAGATGGGCATTTTCCCTTCCCCGACCTGCGCGGCCGCAACATCCGCTTCGGCGAGATGATCGACCGTCAGATTGGCGCCGGCACGATCGAGATTCGCGACGGCTGGGTCGTCACCGCCGACCCCGACGGCGGGACGCAGTTCGATACTGGCGTCTGCGGCGTGGCACTGATCGCCGCCGGGCAGTTGCATAAGAACGACGCCTGGACGAAGGCAGGCCTGAGAGCGGCCGACTGGGCGATCGCCCAGCATTGCTGTGGGAACTTCAACTACAACGCCTTCTCAGTGTCGCTGCTCTCGCACGCATACCGCGCCAGCGGCGAGGCGAAGTATCGTGACGCCGCGGTCCGCAAGTTCCGCGTCGGCGTCGCGCCGGGACAGGCCCCCAACGGCCGCTGGCTGGATGCGCACAACGCCCGGACGGTGTATCACGTGATCATACTTCGCGCGCTTGGCGACCTTGCCGCCGCTTTGCCGCCCGACCGAAAAGCCGAACGTGCCGAACTCGACGCCGTCGCCCGACCGGCGATCAAGGCGACCCTCGACGAGTTCGACGCGGCGGGCGTCACCGTCGAAGCGCTCCCCGAGTTGCAGTCCCTGCGCGCAGCCTGGCCCGGCGACGCCCGGCTGAACAAGGCGATCGATCAGATGGCCGCGATGATCGTCGGCAAGTGTACCGATGGCCGGCGCGTGCGCATGGGATCACAGCCCCACCAACTGGCGGGCGTGGTGATCCCTGGCTCGCTGGCGATCACAGTTCCTTGATGCGGATGTTGCGGAACTCCACCTCGGCGCCATGGCCGAGGAAGCCGATGTGCCCCTTGGCGTTCTTCAGCCCGGGGTGCTTCTTGAGGACCTTCTCGTCGGTCACGGTCGCCAGATCGACGTCGGTGATGACCTGGCCGTTGACGGTGACCTTCACCTTCGTGCCCTGCACGTGGATCTCTTCGGTGTTCCACTCGCCGACGGGCTTCTGGCTGCCGCGCTTGGCGGCGAACACGTCGTAGACGCTGCCGTGGTACTGCTCGGGTCGCAGCTTGGTGTACGCCGAGCCGCTGTCGTCCAGCACCTGGATTTCCATGCCCTGGTACGCAGAGTCGCCGGTCAGCGGGGCGCGGATGCCGATGCCGTTGTTCGCGTTGGCGGTGAGCTTGAACTCAAAGCGGAACGAGAAGTCGCCGTACTCCTTGGCGGTGTACAGGTTGCCGCCGTCGGACTTGGTTGAGTAGAGAATCCCGCCTTCCCTGATCTGGTATCCCTTGCCGGCTTTGTTCTCGCCTTCCTTGCCGTCTTTCCCCTTGGTGATGCCATACCGCCAGCCGGTGAAGTCTTTGCCGTTGAAGAGCTGGGTGTAGCCCCCTTCGACATCCGACCCCTGGGCATTGGCGATCCCGCCGATCTGGTCGCGGACAGCCTGGTTCTGGGCCAGAAGCGAACTACCCGCGACGCCGAGACCGGCGACAACGGCGACAGAGGCGATAAGACGGTGAATGCGCGGCATGGGAAATCTCCTTGATTGGTCCGGATTGTGCATGACTATAACGTTCACTTGTCACTTGTCACTTGTCACTTGTCACTTGTCACTTGTCACTTGTCACTTGTCACTTGCGGCGCAATCAGGCGTAGACCAGTGACAAGTGACTCTCTCAACCAAACGCTTTGGCGACCGCTTCCTTCATCTTCGCGATGCCGGCCTCGGCGACCTTCGGCGGTGCCTGTTTCCAGTAGTCGCGGTTGAACAGTTCCAGCGACAGATACCCGCGAAAACCGGTGTCACGCAGCGTCGTCAGGATCTGCTTGATCGGCGCGACGCCGTCGCCGGGGAAAATCCGGTGGGCATCGGTGATCGTCTCGCGCGGCGGATCGGCCGGGTAGTCGTTGAAGTGAATGCAGCTCATCGTCGCGCCGTTGATCAGGCGCAGGCCCGCGGCGTCGGAGCCGCCTTTGTACAGGTGGTAGACGTCGGCCAGCACGCAAGCCTTGGGATGACCGGAGGCGATCGCGACCATCATTGCGTCGGCCAGGCGGGTGAGGGTTTTAGAGAAGCCCCAGACCTCCACTTCCGGAATGACGCCGGCCTGGTCGCCGATATTGCAGACCTCTCGATAGCGGGCACCGGCGGCGAGCAGGTCGATCGCAGGGTCTTCCGGCTTGGTCGCGCCGACCGCCGGGGCGGCGATGTGCGTTCCGCCGATCGCCGCGACCTTGTCCATGTCGCGCTTCATCTGTTCCAGGCCCTTGGCTCGCTCGGCGTCGTCATTCACGATCCACTTGGCAAACCCGATCGCACTCGGCACGGCGATACCGTTGTCGGCCAGCTTCTTGCCCAGGTCTTTCAGCGAGCCGCCTTTCTTTTCGAACTCTTCCAGTTCGCTGATCCACGGCTCGATGCCGTTGAATCCCGCGCGGGCCGCGATGTCGACGACGGCATCAATGCCGAGCTTGGCGCCGCGCACGGTGCTGGTGTTCAGGCAATAGCCGAAGGGGGCGTTGGCCGGGCGGGCGGCAGGAGCGGGAGATTGCGCCAGCGTCCCAGAGCCCGCGGCCAGCATTGCCGCCGATGCGGCCGTGGTGGCCATGAACGATCTCCGCGACAGCGACGTACCTGTATGAGAAGCGACAACCTGTTGAGACTGCGTTGGATTCACCTTCTTGCCTCCGATGACCGCGTGCCCAATGAATACCCCCGGCGACGGGGAACGTTTGTACCATGAGACACTTACCAGACTACCGACTGGCGTCGATTATGACGGACAGTTTGAGGCAGACTCTAATGCCGTGACCCGGCATACCCCACGCATACCTGCGAGGCGCCCGTGCGTTCTTCCCGCGACTTGCAGGCTTTTGTGACGCTCGCAGGCGTCGTGAATCGTCTGACTGTTTGAAAATCGGAGGCGGAACTCTTCTAATTGTGGTTTGCGAGCCGACGGGCTCATTCGCGGCACTTTCAGTTGAGGCTGCCGCTGTCGAGACGGAGTTGCAGATGCCGCCGATCCCCAACGACGGGATGAAATTGCACCAGGAAGCGAACGCCCCCAAACCCGAGCGGGAAGGGATTCCCGAAGGTCTCTGGCTCCGCTGCCCGGAGTGTGGCGACATGCTCTTCCGCAAAGTGGTGGAGGAAGCGCTGAACGTCTGCCCGGGCTGTCAGTACCACTTCCGCATCTCGGCGAGCGTCCGCGTCGAACAGCTCTGCGACCCGGGCACGTTCGAAGCGCGGTACACGAATGTTCAGCCGGTCGATCCGATCGGCTTCACCGACAAGAAAACCTATGCCGACCGCCTGAAGGACGAGCAGCGCAAAACCGGCAACAGCGACGCCGTCATTTGCGGCCGCGGCTTCATCAAGGGCCGGCCGATCATGCTCGCGGTCATGGACCCCACGTTCATGATGGGCTCGATGGGCAGCGTCGTCGGCGAGAAGATCACCCGCACGATCGAAGACGCGATCGCCGAGAAACTGCCGGTGCTTGTGGTCTCGTGTTCCGGCGGAGCGCGCATGCAGGAAAGCACGCTGTCGCTCATGCAGATGGCCAAGACGTCCGCCGCCCTGGCGAGGCTCGACGACGCCAAGCTGCCGTTCATCTCGCTCTTGGCCGACCCCACGACCGGCGGTGTGACGGCCAGCTTCGCGATGCTCGGCGATTTCATCATCGCCGAGCCCAAAGCGCTCATCGGCTTCGCCGGCCCGCGGACCATCTGGAACACGATCAAGGTCGAACTGCCCGAAGGTTTTCAGCGGAGCGAATTCCTGAAAGAGCACGGCTTCGTGGACTTCGTCGTTCACCGCAAAGATTTGCGATCAGAGATCGCCCGTCTGGTGGATTACACAGGCACGAGCGACGAGCAGTAGGAGTAGGAAGGGCTGAGTGCTAAGTGCTGAGGTCGCGCAGACCGTCGCAAGTGACCAGTGACAAGCAACAAGTGACAAGTCCTCAGTGACTACCCCGTTCAGGCCCT is part of the Humisphaera borealis genome and encodes:
- a CDS encoding sugar phosphate isomerase/epimerase family protein, coding for MATTAASAAMLAAGSGTLAQSPAPAARPANAPFGYCLNTSTVRGAKLGIDAVVDIAARAGFNGIEPWISELEEFEKKGGSLKDLGKKLADNGIAVPSAIGFAKWIVNDDAERAKGLEQMKRDMDKVAAIGGTHIAAPAVGATKPEDPAIDLLAAGARYREVCNIGDQAGVIPEVEVWGFSKTLTRLADAMMVAIASGHPKACVLADVYHLYKGGSDAAGLRLINGATMSCIHFNDYPADPPRETITDAHRIFPGDGVAPIKQILTTLRDTGFRGYLSLELFNRDYWKQAPPKVAEAGIAKMKEAVAKAFG
- the accD gene encoding acetyl-CoA carboxylase, carboxyltransferase subunit beta, which encodes MPPIPNDGMKLHQEANAPKPEREGIPEGLWLRCPECGDMLFRKVVEEALNVCPGCQYHFRISASVRVEQLCDPGTFEARYTNVQPVDPIGFTDKKTYADRLKDEQRKTGNSDAVICGRGFIKGRPIMLAVMDPTFMMGSMGSVVGEKITRTIEDAIAEKLPVLVVSCSGGARMQESTLSLMQMAKTSAALARLDDAKLPFISLLADPTTGGVTASFAMLGDFIIAEPKALIGFAGPRTIWNTIKVELPEGFQRSEFLKEHGFVDFVVHRKDLRSEIARLVDYTGTSDEQ
- a CDS encoding 3-keto-disaccharide hydrolase; amino-acid sequence: MPRIHRLIASVAVVAGLGVAGSSLLAQNQAVRDQIGGIANAQGSDVEGGYTQLFNGKDFTGWRYGITKGKDGKEGENKAGKGYQIREGGILYSTKSDGGNLYTAKEYGDFSFRFEFKLTANANNGIGIRAPLTGDSAYQGMEIQVLDDSGSAYTKLRPEQYHGSVYDVFAAKRGSQKPVGEWNTEEIHVQGTKVKVTVNGQVITDVDLATVTDEKVLKKHPGLKNAKGHIGFLGHGAEVEFRNIRIKEL